CATGGTCACCAAATTACCAAACCACATGTGCGCCATTTCGTGCAAAATCACTTCAGCAATATTCATTTCATTAGAGCGCGTGTATTTACCTTTTTTGATGTAACGCTCAGAAAAAGTAATGGCCGCTGTATTTTCCATGGCTCCAGCATTAAAGTCTGGAACAATCACCTGGTCATACTTGCCAAAAGGATAATCATAATCAAAGTAAGCATTGAAAAATTCAAAACCTTTTTTTGTGATATCAAACCAAAACTCTTGATTGACATATTTGGCCAAAGATTTACGGGCATAAAGCTTTAAAGTCATACCATTATGCTCTGATGTCCAGGACGTATAGTCGCCAGCATGCAGTGAAAAAATATAGGTGCTAAAGCGTTTGGTTTTAGGAAAATGCCAGTGTTTTAAATCGCCTTCGGTTTTAACATCAGACTCTTTTGCAGCAGAAATCACCTGCCAATTTTTTGGGGCCGTTACCTTCATTTCATAGCTGGCTTTTAAATCGGGTTGATCAAAGCAGGGAAACATTCTGTTGGCATCAAAAGGCTCAAAATTGCTATAAATATAGCTGGTGTTATCTTCAGTATCTTCAAAACGATAAAGGCCAGCTCCATCATTGCTGTAAGCATGTTCAAAGGCTATTTCCAAAGTGTTTTTGCCTTCCTTAAGTTGTGTTGGATCAATGCTTAAAAAATTGCCGTTATAATTGGCTTGATAGCCTTCATCATTAACCTTGAGTGATTTCACTGTCCCACCAATAAAGTCTACGGTTAAGGGTTGGCTCTGGGCTTTGTAATCAAAGTGAATGATTGAAACGCCACTGAACTTTTCTTCTCCGTGACTTAAATCAAATGATAAGTTGTAGGATACATTCGCAATATGCTTAGACCTAAATTCAGCATAGCTTTGACTTAAATTAGGTTTGTTTTCTCGATTCATCAAAGTATCTTTCCTTTTTATGTGTTTAGAACAGGCCAAATTTAACATTGTCAATGACACAAAAAGCGCTAGGCCAAAAAAATTTTTTCTCATATTTCAGGATTTATGCATGAACACTGCAAATTGCAAATTATTCATATGCTATTGGCATAAAAAGTGAATAAAACCACATTAAAAACAATATAAATACAAACACATCATGAGGTTTTTTATGCTCAGCCACTACATTCAACAAGGATTTAAGTATTACTTAACATGGTTCAAACACATCGTTAGTTTTTTTGTCCATTATCAGAACAACTTTGCTGTTCAGTTTTCGCACAGATCACATGCAGATAATGCAAGTTTATACATTTTGACGAGCACTCTATTTTTAATTGCTCAACTGACACACAGTGCTTATTGGCCACTTAGCTTTGTTTTATTGTCAAGCATTGCTTTTGCTATTTATTTGCCTGTTTTTTTGGTAATTACTGCCTTGATCAGCCAAGCCATAATCAATTACTTTAAGCTTGAACCTAAGTTAGATTTAACTTTAACATGGCAATCTTGGCTTAACTTTTATCTTTTTTGGTTACCTCTATTGGGACTGAATATATTCCTATCGCAAATACATTTTTTACTCAGTCCCTGTTTCATATTGGTATTTTTATTCGTCTTGTACAGACTATTTTTACATGTGCTGGGAATCAATCAACATCTGTCACGTAAAATCATCTTCTATGCCGGGATAGTCCCTTTAGGCTTGATTTTACTCAATCTACTGCTTAAACATTGGCTTTTTATGAGTCGTTATCAATCTATCAATACTCTGCTCAATACAATGTATTGATGCTTGCGTCAGTTTAATTTTTCAAGATAATTCTACAAATAGGATTTACTTTTGAGTAAAATTGACCTATACAAGTGAATCTTGCGCCTGTAGCTCAGCTGGATAGAGCAACGGCCTTCTAAGCCGTAGGTCAGAGGTTCGAATCCTCTCAGGCGTGCCATTTTCATGGACAAATGCCACAGTCTATGAAAAGAAAAACCCTAAGATGGTGGGTATAGCTCAGTTGGTAGAGCGCTAGGTTGTGGTCCTGGATGTCGCGGGTTCGAGTCCCGTTACTCACCCCATATCTTTCAACTTCAAAATTCATTTATTTTTCTCCCCCACATAACCAGATACGTTTATTTGTTATCTTTTTAGGATAATTTTTCATTTGAATAAGATGGTGTTAATCTTTCAATTCAGTAAAGTTTTTGATGAAGTAACTTAAAGTTAGATTATCTTCTTATCAAATATACATTTAATTTTAAATCAGAGAGGTTCATGCCATGCGTTTAAAACTGTTTCTTTTAACCATTTTAAGCTTACTTATTCTTCAATGCAGTGGGGATAATGTTGAAGAAGAACCCTTACTCAACGCATGTTCAAATAATCCCTGCAGTACAGTGGATACGGCAGCACAATGTTCATTAACTGATACACCCTTAGGTTACAGTTGTGAATGTTCCACTGGATTTTTAGATACAGGAACCACTTGTAACGCTTGTGCCTTCAACGATGGTCAAACTACCGTTGACAGCACTTCTGGAAACACTCTTTTTTATGTCTCAGGCAGCTGGGGAGTTAGACAAGAAGACTCTTACATCTATGATGATACCAACAGTACCGCTTATATTGTTGTGAACGTGCCTGAGCCAGGCGAGTGTGATAATAACCTCTGTGACTACCTAAGCTCTATTTACGCTTGCAATCAAAGTACCGGCGTTAAAGGTGCTTATCAAAGCGCAAGTGGCTTAGCAGGGCATAGCATTATTTTCTTTGATAGCTTTTCTGATTTACAAAATTACAGAGACCTTAGCCAACCTTTATGCGAAAGCGGTAACTAACTTGTTGTGACAGGTTTTAATATTCTAAGCTTTTTAAATATAGCCTGAGTAACTAGGCCTGTTCACAGATACTCAGGTAAATTTGACAATCCCATCTCAACTTGGGCATATAGACACAGATGTTAGATTGGATTCAGTACCAAAACATACAGTGCCCCTACTGTGCTGAGTATTTTGAAATTGAAATTGATACCAGTGCCGGTGCGGATGTCTATGAACTCAATGCAGGCAGCGCAGCAGACACTCTACAAGACCATCAGTACATAGAAGACTGTTACGTGTGTTGCAGACCCATTAAAATCATGATTGCTCAAGACCCAGAGTCTGGCCAAGTATCCACTAAGGTTAAACGCCTAGACGAGTAAAAGCTAAGTTTGTTTAAGTGCCAGGCGTGTTATTTGGATGCACGCCTTCAATATTACGCGCTGCATCCGAAAAAGATGCCTGGCACCTTAACTTATTAAAGACTTAACAAGGCATCTGCCATGGTCACGTCAAAGCACTGCACTTGATCAAAACCAAAAGCAAGCATATGGCCATAAATCAAATACATGTTACTGACGTTGCCCTCAGCATAATCTTTATTCTCATTGTAATCCACCATGGCATCCAGACCTTGATTCATTAATTCTGGAGTTAAGCTATTATCTTGCGAGAGCCCTAGGCTGTTCAAACGGTAGTAACCTCCGTATTTTAAAACCGAACCTACACCAATAACCGTTGTTATTGGGTTTTGTTCAATCCAGCTCAATGCATTGATGCCCTGGTAAGATATGTCTTCTGCTGCTTTCTTAGACAATTCAATCACACGCTCTTTTTCACCCTCAATTGATCCAATGGGGTTAGGATTACCAGGTTGTGATTTACCATTATCAAAAGAGTGTTCCCAACCCTCTGGCTTTTGCTCAACAACTTGACGTCTAAAGTCCACTGAAGCCACGTTGCCTAAACCAATGACCTGGACCTCACCCTGATGATTGGCTGCAATCAACTGTGTGCTGGCTCCGCCAATATCCCACACCAAAGTGTTTTTTGGATCTTCAACGCCTTTAGCTACAAGAGCAGAAATAAAACCAAGCGCGGCTTCTTGTTCTTGACTGATGATGCTTACTTCATCAAAGCCAAGATTTTTTATTTGTTTAACAGCGCGTTTGGCTGCTTTTGGTGCATTTTTTTCAAAGGTTCTAAACGCTGATGTTGCCACAGCCACATATTTATCCTCATAGGCAATGCCAGGGTTTTTCATTTGATAGGCGTGTTTTTCAAGCTTAGCATACTGCAAAAATATTTTTATTGCATTAAGACCTTTGTTTAAAGTTTTTGCATCAATCATTCCATCGGGGATGTCGTCAGAGTTTAAGTCTTGCTCTAAGGCTTCAGCATAATCAACTTTAATGCTGTCAGAATAATTTGTACCATCAAACTGCGCTTCTAAATCAACTTTTTCAATGCTGCTGTAAACTTTGATGTCTTGCCCTGCTACAGAAAGGTTAAAGGCATCACTTTGACAAACATTACGACGACCAATTGACATTTTTGTAGAACCTGAACCAATATCCAAAGCCACAATTCGCTCAAAGCAGCGATCTTTAGCCCAACTTAATGTTAATGAACACGCAATTAAAATTAAAAAATATTTTCTAAGCACAGCCCCTCCTTAAAAGACAATTACACTTTAATATAACGCGACGCATATGTTGTTAATAACAATCTGTCAAATGTTTTTAAGAATTATTGCCTAAAGGTTACGGCTCTTCAATGACTGGCATCTGTAAGAGAAGGAACCATTGATTTATTTTCATTCTTTGGAGTCTAGAGAGATTAACATTCCAAGCCTCAGAACTGTTGTTTCAAAAATTCATGAAACAAAGCACAAGCTATGCCTCATATAAACATGGAAGATAAGTTAGGTCTTAGGCTTGCTTTTTTTATTAACTGGCTTCTTTGAAGACGAAGTTTTTTTTACCGTGCCTTTGCGTTTAAAAGGTTTCTTTTTCCAGCGGCCTCTGCTTTTACTGGCATCAATCTTGGCTTTGGCTTTACCGGGCTTGACCACCGCTGCATTTTGCGCCAGATCAGAGTGAAAAGGCTGCTCTTTGACTACTGCAATGCTTTGTTGGGTTTTCTTTTCTATATTTTTTAAATAAGACTTTTCATCTGCGGTGACCAAAGAAATGGCCTTGCCCTTTTTACCGGCTCTGGCTGTTCTGCCAATGCGGTGCACATAGCTTTCAGCTTCATTGGGTAAGTCATAGTTGATGACATGCGTAACATCATCAATATCAATGCCTCTGGCCGCAATGTCCGTGGCCACCAAGACCCTCACTTTATTGTTTGAAAAATCCTTGATGGCTTTTTGCCGAGCCGCTTGCGATTTATTGCCGTGGATGGCGGCGGCAGATATTTTATTTTTGTGCAAACGCTCCACCACTTTGTTGGCCAAGTGTTTCATGCCCACAAAAATCAAAATCTTTTTAAATGACTTGTCTTTAAACAAATGCAAGAGCAGCCCTACTTTT
The bacterium genome window above contains:
- a CDS encoding CPXCG motif-containing cysteine-rich protein, giving the protein MLDWIQYQNIQCPYCAEYFEIEIDTSAGADVYELNAGSAADTLQDHQYIEDCYVCCRPIKIMIAQDPESGQVSTKVKRLDE